From a region of the Agromyces ramosus genome:
- a CDS encoding AzlD domain-containing protein yields MTGLIIAVIALALINIVYKGVGPAVLGDRVFPPRVQAIIDALPAALLAGLVVVNLLGERWAEADAGMVPGLVAAATAWWFRMPQLGCVAIAVVVTILVRQL; encoded by the coding sequence GTGACCGGCCTCATCATCGCGGTGATCGCGCTTGCGCTCATCAACATCGTGTACAAGGGCGTCGGGCCGGCAGTGCTCGGCGATCGTGTCTTCCCGCCACGCGTGCAAGCGATCATCGACGCACTCCCGGCCGCGCTGCTCGCCGGACTCGTCGTCGTGAACCTCCTCGGCGAGCGATGGGCCGAGGCCGACGCAGGCATGGTCCCCGGGCTGGTCGCGGCGGCGACGGCATGGTGGTTCCGCATGCCCCAGCTCGGCTGCGTCGCAATCGCCGTCGTCGTCACGATCCTGGTGCGACAACTCTGA
- a CDS encoding SIMPL domain-containing protein: MATVIAVRGNAEQRIEPELGAVSLSVGVSEAERNVAMSRTTEAHERLIAAVRELEASGALDSWSAGQLRVWAHRPWNAEGKQLPMVHQTSAEIEVVFTDLAKLGEWVSRVSIGNAVALGGIDWRLTDATRKRVQERAQRDAVADAVAKAAIYASALGLGAPTPVELADTGLLTAHPVPQGGGERMFAMRAVADTSGGGAEFTPAKLVIEASVDARFSADPA, translated from the coding sequence GTGGCTACCGTCATCGCCGTTCGCGGCAACGCCGAACAGCGCATCGAGCCCGAGCTCGGCGCGGTGTCGCTCTCGGTCGGCGTTTCCGAGGCCGAGCGGAACGTCGCGATGAGCCGCACCACCGAGGCGCATGAGCGGCTGATTGCCGCGGTGCGCGAGCTCGAGGCATCCGGGGCGCTCGACTCCTGGTCGGCCGGACAGCTGCGAGTGTGGGCGCACCGGCCGTGGAACGCCGAGGGCAAGCAGCTCCCCATGGTGCACCAGACGAGCGCGGAGATCGAGGTGGTCTTCACCGACCTCGCGAAGCTCGGCGAATGGGTGAGCCGGGTCTCGATCGGCAATGCGGTCGCCCTTGGAGGCATCGATTGGCGATTGACGGATGCCACGCGCAAGCGCGTGCAGGAGCGCGCACAGCGCGACGCGGTCGCCGATGCGGTCGCGAAAGCCGCGATCTACGCGTCGGCCCTCGGCCTCGGCGCCCCGACCCCGGTCGAGCTGGCCGATACGGGCCTGCTCACGGCGCACCCCGTGCCGCAGGGCGGCGGTGAGCGGATGTTCGCGATGCGCGCGGTGGCCGACACGAGCGGGGGCGGCGCGGAGTTCACGCCGGCCAAGCTCGTGATCGAGGCATCCGTCGACGCGAGGTTCTCGGCCGACCCGGCGTGA
- a CDS encoding tyrosine-protein phosphatase: protein METSTRIPVPGTYNFRDVGGLPAATGTVRDGVLFRSDGLHRLGEAGRAQLRELGVGIVIDLRDENEAAVMPDDLDGLDVEVLRLPVFEGSGASQGAGGISLDALYHRIVTQHASIVVSALREIASAGDRAVVVHCTAGKDRTGVVVALALLAVGVDREAVIDDYVRTESNLAGEWLEEMVTLVGRYGVPDSPELRTLMGGSPREAIDGVIETIEREHGSTRSYLLAAGLSLGELAALETLLVDEA, encoded by the coding sequence ATGGAGACCTCGACGCGAATCCCGGTTCCCGGCACCTACAACTTCCGCGATGTGGGCGGGCTCCCGGCCGCCACCGGCACCGTGCGCGACGGCGTGCTGTTCCGCTCCGACGGACTGCATCGCCTGGGCGAGGCGGGTCGCGCCCAGCTGCGAGAGCTCGGGGTCGGCATCGTCATCGACCTCCGCGACGAGAACGAGGCGGCGGTGATGCCCGACGACCTCGACGGCCTCGACGTCGAGGTGCTGCGGCTCCCGGTCTTCGAGGGCTCGGGTGCCTCGCAGGGGGCGGGCGGCATCTCGCTCGACGCGCTCTACCACCGCATCGTCACCCAGCACGCCTCGATCGTGGTCAGCGCGTTGCGTGAGATCGCCAGCGCGGGCGACCGTGCCGTCGTCGTGCACTGCACCGCGGGCAAAGACCGCACCGGCGTGGTCGTCGCGCTCGCGCTCCTGGCCGTCGGCGTCGACCGCGAGGCGGTCATCGACGACTACGTGCGCACCGAGTCGAACCTCGCGGGCGAGTGGCTCGAAGAGATGGTCACCCTCGTCGGCCGCTACGGCGTGCCCGACAGCCCCGAGCTCCGCACGCTCATGGGCGGCAGTCCCCGCGAGGCCATCGACGGGGTGATCGAGACCATCGAGCGCGAGCACGGCTCGACCCGCTCGTACCTCCTCGCCGCCGGCCTCAGCCTCGGCGAGCTCGCCGCGCTCGAGACGCTGCTCGTCGACGAGGCCTGA
- a CDS encoding LLM class F420-dependent oxidoreductase: MEVCIFTEPQQGASYEEQLAQAGAAERLGFDGWFRSDHFLAMGAGEGLPGPTDAWTTLAGLARETRRIRLGTLVSSATFRHPSILAIQVAQVDAMSGGRVELGLGTGWFAEEHAAYGIPFPEKRFGLLEEQLEIVTGLWSTPVGRRYDFAGEHYTLEGSPALPKPAQPRVPIIVGGNGPRRTPAIAARYASEFNIGFRGEDRIAETFEGVRRACGEIGRDASTLRTTVALPTVVATNDADYLRRLSAIDADPDTFAEVNVAGSPDVATEKLLRLRDLGADRVYLQLVDLRDLDHLELIAAEVLPHVR, from the coding sequence GTGGAGGTCTGCATCTTCACCGAGCCGCAGCAGGGCGCGAGCTACGAGGAGCAACTCGCCCAGGCCGGCGCCGCCGAACGGCTCGGCTTCGACGGGTGGTTCCGCTCCGACCACTTCCTCGCGATGGGGGCGGGCGAGGGGCTGCCGGGGCCGACGGATGCCTGGACCACCCTCGCCGGGCTCGCCCGCGAGACCCGCCGCATCCGGCTCGGCACCCTCGTCTCCTCGGCGACGTTCCGTCACCCGAGCATCCTCGCGATCCAGGTCGCCCAGGTCGACGCGATGTCGGGCGGCCGCGTCGAGCTCGGCCTCGGCACAGGCTGGTTCGCCGAGGAGCACGCCGCCTACGGCATCCCGTTCCCAGAGAAGCGCTTCGGCCTGCTCGAGGAGCAGCTCGAGATCGTCACGGGGCTCTGGTCGACGCCGGTCGGCCGTCGATACGACTTCGCGGGCGAGCACTACACGCTCGAGGGCTCGCCCGCACTGCCGAAGCCGGCACAGCCTCGCGTGCCCATCATCGTGGGCGGCAACGGTCCCCGCCGCACCCCTGCCATCGCCGCGCGCTACGCGAGCGAGTTCAACATCGGCTTCCGTGGCGAAGATCGCATCGCCGAGACGTTCGAGGGCGTGCGTCGCGCCTGCGGGGAGATCGGCCGTGATGCGTCGACGCTCCGCACGACCGTCGCACTCCCGACGGTCGTGGCGACGAACGACGCCGACTACCTTCGACGCCTCAGCGCCATCGACGCCGACCCCGATACCTTCGCCGAGGTCAACGTGGCCGGTTCACCCGACGTCGCCACCGAGAAGCTCCTGCGGCTCCGCGATCTCGGCGCCGACCGTGTCTACCTGCAGCTCGTCGACCTGCGCGACCTCGACCATCTCGAACTCATCGCCGCCGAGGTGCTGCCGCACGTGCGCTGA
- a CDS encoding septum formation family protein produces the protein MSPAPRRVLTRALIALTALAVAVPLTGCGIVRDLLPGGGAPQPERDETSQEIVEEGQADVFALRVGDCMNEVSEELVSEVPVVPCDQPHDEEVYFDFTLQGDEFPGEDAVQTEADTRCQAEFDAFVGLAYDSSTLDFYAYRPSEESWTQLDDRVVSCVIYDPAGQVTGTLAGAAY, from the coding sequence GTGTCCCCTGCTCCACGCCGCGTGCTCACCCGCGCGCTCATCGCCCTGACCGCCCTCGCGGTCGCCGTTCCGCTCACCGGCTGCGGCATCGTGCGCGACCTCCTGCCGGGTGGCGGGGCGCCCCAGCCCGAGCGTGACGAGACCAGCCAGGAGATCGTCGAGGAGGGCCAGGCCGACGTCTTCGCCCTGCGCGTCGGCGACTGCATGAACGAGGTCTCCGAAGAACTCGTCTCCGAGGTGCCGGTCGTGCCCTGCGACCAGCCGCACGATGAAGAGGTCTACTTCGACTTCACGCTCCAGGGCGATGAGTTCCCGGGGGAAGACGCCGTGCAGACCGAGGCCGACACCAGGTGCCAGGCCGAGTTCGACGCCTTCGTGGGCCTCGCCTACGACTCCTCGACGCTCGACTTCTACGCCTACCGCCCGTCGGAGGAGAGCTGGACCCAGCTCGACGACCGCGTCGTCTCCTGCGTGATCTACGACCCTGCCGGTCAGGTCACGGGCACCCTCGCTGGGGCGGCATACTGA
- the mgrA gene encoding L-glyceraldehyde 3-phosphate reductase — MTSLPDPQRYDRMPYRRVGRSGLKLPALSLGLWQNFGDDRPLDDQRAIVRRAFDLGITHFDLANNYGPPYGAAESNFGRLLASDLGSHRDELIVSTKAGWDMWPGPYGVGGSRKYLIASLDRSLERLGLEYVDIFYSHRPDPETPLEETAQALDQTVRSGKALYVGISSYSAAATREVAGMLAELGTPLLIHQPSYSMLNRWIETEGLLDAAADLGFGVIGFTALAQGLLTGKYLAGIPEGSRAATDGSLDRSMLSEQTLERIRGLDAIATRRGQSLAQLALAWALRDERVSSLVIGASRVAQLEENVAALDRLEFSADELAEIDGFAGDAGVDLWAEAREGGALPGTTG, encoded by the coding sequence GTGACTTCCCTTCCCGATCCACAGCGTTATGACCGCATGCCGTACCGCCGCGTCGGCCGCTCGGGACTGAAGCTGCCCGCCCTCTCGCTCGGGCTCTGGCAGAACTTCGGCGACGATCGGCCACTCGACGACCAGCGCGCGATCGTGCGCCGCGCCTTCGACCTCGGCATCACGCACTTCGACCTCGCGAACAACTACGGGCCGCCCTACGGCGCCGCCGAGTCGAACTTCGGCCGCCTGCTCGCGAGCGATCTGGGATCCCACCGCGACGAGCTCATCGTCTCGACGAAGGCCGGCTGGGACATGTGGCCCGGCCCGTACGGCGTAGGCGGCAGCCGCAAGTACCTCATCGCGTCGCTCGACCGGTCGCTCGAGCGGCTCGGACTCGAGTACGTCGACATCTTCTACTCGCACCGGCCCGACCCCGAGACGCCACTCGAGGAGACCGCGCAGGCGCTCGACCAGACCGTGCGTTCGGGCAAGGCCCTCTACGTCGGCATCTCGTCGTACAGCGCTGCAGCCACCCGCGAGGTCGCCGGCATGCTCGCCGAGCTCGGCACGCCGCTGCTCATCCACCAGCCGTCGTACTCGATGCTGAACCGCTGGATCGAGACCGAGGGGCTCCTCGACGCCGCGGCCGACCTCGGCTTCGGCGTCATCGGGTTCACCGCACTCGCCCAGGGCCTCCTCACCGGCAAGTACCTGGCGGGCATTCCGGAAGGCTCACGTGCGGCGACCGACGGTTCGCTCGACCGTTCGATGCTCTCGGAGCAGACGCTCGAGCGCATCCGGGGACTCGACGCGATCGCGACGCGTCGCGGACAGTCGCTCGCGCAGCTCGCGCTCGCGTGGGCGCTGCGCGACGAGCGCGTGTCGAGCCTCGTGATCGGGGCCAGCCGCGTCGCGCAGCTCGAGGAGAACGTCGCGGCCCTCGACCGCCTCGAGTTCAGCGCCGACGAGCTCGCCGAGATCGACGGCTTCGCCGGTGACGCCGGCGTCGACCTCTGGGCCGAGGCACGCGAAGGCGGCGCGCTTCCCGGCACGACGGGCTGA
- a CDS encoding inositol monophosphatase family protein: MTDHAADLALALELADLADAVSLPRFRAIDLDVQTKPDRTHVTEADLAVERALRGRLAEVRPNDGVLGEEFGTEGDTHRQWILDPIDGTANFLRGVPVWGTLIALAVDGVPVVGVASSPAMARRWWAATGMGAWTRSSAAELGASEGASDAASGAFPDAHRLRVSGVAALGDAALSFQSLAQWRDAGYLDQLLDLAQRVWRDRAYGDLWAYMLLAEGLIDIAGEFDVKPYDLAAIVPIVEEAGGRFTSVTGDPGPWHGSALATNGLLHDAVLDVLADSAGAADAEGS; this comes from the coding sequence GTGACCGATCACGCCGCCGACCTCGCACTCGCCCTCGAACTCGCCGACCTCGCCGACGCCGTCTCGCTCCCGAGATTCCGTGCGATCGACCTCGACGTGCAGACGAAACCCGACCGAACGCACGTGACCGAAGCCGACCTCGCCGTCGAACGTGCGCTGCGCGGCCGACTCGCCGAGGTACGGCCGAACGACGGCGTGCTCGGCGAGGAGTTCGGCACCGAGGGCGACACCCATCGCCAGTGGATCCTCGACCCGATCGACGGCACCGCGAACTTCCTCCGCGGAGTCCCGGTCTGGGGCACCCTCATCGCGCTCGCGGTCGACGGCGTGCCGGTCGTCGGCGTCGCCTCCTCGCCCGCGATGGCTCGCCGCTGGTGGGCGGCGACCGGCATGGGCGCCTGGACGCGTTCGTCGGCCGCCGAGCTCGGCGCGAGCGAGGGCGCGTCGGATGCCGCATCCGGTGCCTTCCCCGACGCGCACCGCCTGCGCGTGTCCGGCGTCGCCGCGCTCGGCGATGCCGCCCTCAGCTTCCAGAGCCTCGCGCAATGGCGCGACGCGGGCTACCTCGACCAGCTGCTCGACCTGGCGCAGCGCGTGTGGCGCGATCGCGCCTACGGCGACCTCTGGGCGTACATGCTGCTCGCCGAGGGACTCATCGACATCGCGGGCGAGTTCGACGTGAAGCCCTACGACCTCGCCGCGATCGTGCCGATCGTCGAAGAGGCCGGTGGCCGCTTCACCTCGGTGACGGGCGATCCGGGGCCGTGGCACGGCAGTGCGCTCGCAACGAACGGCCTGCTGCACGACGCGGTGCTCGACGTGCTCGCCGACTCCGCCGGCGCGGCCGACGCCGAGGGGAGCTGA
- a CDS encoding septum formation family protein, giving the protein MPRNRPIAALALAIAAAALAVSGCSGGSAQPSTPPTPPSASASNAPTAPAPTGARPEPQQSSGDTAPFVPAVGDCLDASKEHGLSPSSVVPCEEPHDDEVYAQFDLDGGGFPGDDAVARAAHDACASRFEAFVGIAHADSALEFYTLHPTTESWSTSGARTVSCIIWNPTDHVTGSLEGAAY; this is encoded by the coding sequence ATGCCTCGCAACCGGCCCATCGCGGCACTCGCGCTCGCGATCGCCGCAGCGGCGCTCGCCGTGAGCGGCTGCAGCGGCGGGTCCGCGCAGCCGTCGACTCCCCCGACGCCACCGAGCGCATCCGCGAGCAACGCACCGACGGCACCCGCTCCCACCGGCGCCCGCCCCGAGCCGCAGCAGTCGTCGGGCGACACCGCGCCTTTCGTCCCGGCCGTCGGCGACTGCCTCGACGCATCGAAGGAGCACGGACTCTCGCCGTCGTCGGTCGTGCCGTGCGAGGAGCCGCACGACGACGAGGTCTACGCGCAGTTCGACCTCGACGGCGGCGGATTCCCCGGCGACGACGCCGTGGCGCGCGCTGCCCACGACGCGTGCGCGAGCCGGTTCGAGGCGTTCGTCGGCATCGCCCACGCGGACTCGGCACTCGAGTTCTACACGCTCCATCCGACGACGGAGTCGTGGAGCACCTCGGGCGCTCGAACCGTTTCGTGCATCATCTGGAACCCCACCGACCACGTCACCGGATCGCTCGAGGGCGCTGCCTACTGA